The Cottoperca gobio chromosome 22, fCotGob3.1, whole genome shotgun sequence genome contains a region encoding:
- the cnr1 gene encoding cannabinoid receptor 1, whose amino-acid sequence MKLALHRIAGTTMSTLTAGVQYLGSNDASYDDTSIDSTLIKNRFHFEKPHSASISNSFPGNKEVIYSGLAPIFPTNVSDFLLSNGTSVDSGGAVQCGEDFVDNMECFMILTPGQQLAVAILALTLGTFTVLENLMVLCVILHSQTLRSRPSYHFIGSLAVADLIGSIIFVYSFLDFHVLHRKDSPNIFLFKLAGVIASFTASVGSLFLTAIDRYISIHRPMAYKRIVTKTKAVIAFSVMWTISIVFSLLPLLGWNCKRLNSVCSDIFPLIDQKYLMFWIGMTIILVLFIIYAYMFILWKSHHHAVRMLSRSSQRSVIVYTAEGTKVQTVRPEQARMDLRLAKTLVLILVALIICWGPLLAIMVYDLFGKVNDFIKTVFAFCSMLTLLNSTVNPVIYAMRSKDLRRAFLNICHMCRVATQPLDNSAESDWNSRSVRGTAAGRAGKYGADCGKTRVKVAQVTVSGVTESSTAEPV is encoded by the coding sequence ATGAAGTTGGCTTTGCACAGGATAGCAGGCACCACAATGAGTACATTAACAGCAGGTGTCCAGTATCTCGGCTCCAACGACGCCAGCTACGATGACACCTCCATTGACTCGACTCTAATCAAGAACCGATTCCACTTTGAGAAGCCTCACTCCGCCTCGATTAGCAACTCATTTCCTGGAAATAAAGAGGTCATTTACAGCGGCCTTGCTCCCATTTTCCCCACAAATGTGTCAGACTTTCTGCTGAGTAATGGCACCTCTGTGGACAGCGGAGGGGCGGTACAGTGTGGGGAGGACTTTGTGGACAACATGGAGTGTTTTATGATTCTGACTCCCGGTCAGCAGCTCGCAGTCGCCATCCTGGCACTCACCCTGGGTACATTTACTGTGCTGGAGAACCTCATGGTGCTGTGTGTGATCCTACACTCCCAGACGCTTCGGTCTCGGCCTTCCTACCACTTCATAGGCAGCCTAGCTGTGGCTGATCTGATAGGCAGCATAATTTTTGTCTATAGCTTCCTGGATTTCCACGTCCTCCACAGGAAGGACAGCCCCAATATTTTCCTCTTCAAGCTGGCCGGGGTCATCGCCTCCTTCACCGCCTCTGTGGGCAGTCTGTTTCTCACTGCCATAGACCGCTACATCTCCATCCACAGGCCCATGGCGTACAAACGCATCGTCACAAAGACTAAAGCAGTCATTGCCTTCAGTGTGATGTGGACCATCTCCATTGTCTTCTCACTGCTGCCGCTGCTGGGGTGGAACTGCAAGCGTCTCAACTCTGTCTGCTCGGACATTTTCCCTCTAATCGACCAGAAGTACCTTATGTTCTGGATCGGGATGACAATTATCTTGGTCCTGTTCATCATCTACGCCTACATGTTCATCCTCTGGAAGTCCCACCACCATGCTGTCCGCATGCTGAGCCGCAGCTCCCAGAGGAGTGTGATTGTCTACACTGCAGAGGGGACTAAAGTGCAGACGGTGAGGCCCGAGCAGGCACGGATGGATCTCCGCCTGGCTAAAACCCTGGTTCTGATCCTGGTGGCCCTCATCATCTGCTGGGGCCCACTTCTAGCCATCATGGTTTACGACCTCTTTGGGAAGGTGAACGACTTCATCAAGACTGTGTTTGCATTTTGCAGCATGCTCACCCTGCTCAACTCAACCGTGAATCCTGTGATCTACGCCATGAGGAGCAAGGACCTGCGCAGGGCTTTCCTCAACATCTGCCATATGTGCCGGGTAGCAACGCAGCCTCTGGACAACAGCGCTGAGAGTGACTGGAACAGCAGGAGTGTAAGAGGCACAGCAGCAGGCAGGGCGGGGAAATATGGAGCCGACTGTGGAAAGACTCGAGTAAAAGTAGCCCAGGTTACTGTTTCTGGAGTGACTGAGTCTTCTACAGCAGAGCCAGTGTAA
- the akirin2 gene encoding akirin-2, which produces MACGATLKRTMDFDPLMSPTSPKRRRCIPVSPSSSSPRKYLRMEPSPFGESSSRLSAEQILNSIKQEYKRIQKRKHLDGVYQQSECCYSPESPSQSSTMNVSSMSGTSSGGISPTRKEQPLFTLRQVGMICERLLKEKEEKVREEYEETMTSKLAEQYDTFVKFTHDQLMRRFGEQPASYVS; this is translated from the exons ATGGCGTGTGGAGCCACCCTGAAGAGGACCATGGATTTCGATCCTCTGATGAGTCCTACATCTCCTAAAAGACGAAGATGTATCCCTGTGTCCCCATCGTCCTCATCCCCTAGGAAGTATCTTAGAATGGAGCCATCGCCTTTCGGCGAATCGTCTTCAAGGCTTAGTGCAG AACAAATCCTCAACAGCATCAAGCAGGAGTACAAACGCATTCAAAAGAGGAAGCATCTAGATGGAGTCTACCAACAGTCAGAGTGCTGCTATTCTCCAGAGTCCCCATCCCAGTCGTCTACCATGAATGTTTCCAGCATGTCAG GGACGTCCTCTGGAGGCATTTCACCTACTAGAAAAGAACAGCCATTATTCACCCTCAGACAAGTTGGAATGATCTGTGAACGCCTGcttaaagaaaaggaagagaaggtGCGGGAGGAGTATGAGGAGACCATGACTTCAAAACTGGCAG AACAATATGACACCTTTGTGAAGTTCACACATGATCAGTTAATGCGACGATTCGGGGAGCAACCTGCAAGCT ATGTTTCCTGA